A single window of Leptospira neocaledonica DNA harbors:
- a CDS encoding MBOAT family O-acyltransferase yields MLFNSLHYLFFAPIVILVYFLVPSRFQKLWLLVTSLYFYAVFRVPFILLLIYSIAITYFCTLWMDKSQSRFGKLFFLNIAIWGNLSLLYFFKYLDFSFAVWNTILGLVPCESYYAYPSGILLPMGISFFTLQAIAYAVDVYHKKVKRAESLFQFGLFLSFFPQLVAGPIIRAQDMLHQFLDTYTFKKENLLPGIRQLAWGLFKKTFVADPIAAVIDPVFADPLHYGWFSLAVTGSLYIIQMYCDFSGYSDVAIGTGRIMGFHIPVNFRQPFLSQTVSEFWRRWHISFSSWLKEYVYIFLGGNKKGVSRTYINLFLTTFVSGIWHGADWNFVVWGFVHASLMVIERFAFSFERIKNYWDKIPSTIKVAYPFTIFGISMYFFRARPVEGIGNSVQVGWAMVSRMFSGVEGDFLPVPLSVLSTVFILMLGDYLMEKETPWAKKLFENRIWVYGISGILISICFILYSVTVSAPFLYFQF; encoded by the coding sequence TTGCTCTTTAATTCCCTTCATTATTTATTTTTCGCGCCCATAGTCATCTTAGTTTATTTTCTGGTACCTTCCAGATTTCAGAAACTTTGGCTATTAGTCACAAGCTTATATTTTTATGCGGTTTTTCGCGTTCCATTCATCCTCTTACTGATCTATTCCATTGCGATCACATATTTTTGCACACTCTGGATGGATAAGTCCCAGTCCAGATTCGGAAAATTATTTTTCCTGAATATAGCTATTTGGGGAAACTTATCTCTACTTTATTTCTTTAAATATTTAGATTTCTCTTTTGCTGTTTGGAATACGATCCTGGGACTTGTTCCATGTGAATCATATTATGCATATCCATCCGGCATATTATTGCCGATGGGGATTTCATTCTTCACCCTGCAGGCGATCGCTTACGCGGTGGATGTGTATCATAAAAAAGTTAAACGTGCAGAAAGTCTATTTCAGTTCGGGTTATTTTTAAGTTTCTTTCCACAATTGGTAGCGGGACCGATTATTCGTGCCCAGGATATGCTCCACCAATTTCTGGACACATATACATTCAAAAAAGAAAATTTGCTGCCCGGAATTAGACAACTTGCCTGGGGACTTTTTAAAAAGACATTCGTAGCGGATCCGATTGCAGCTGTTATCGATCCGGTATTTGCGGACCCTCTTCATTATGGTTGGTTCTCTTTAGCGGTGACAGGGTCCTTATACATCATCCAAATGTACTGCGACTTTTCCGGATATTCGGACGTAGCCATCGGAACAGGAAGGATCATGGGATTTCATATCCCTGTCAACTTCCGACAACCGTTCCTTTCTCAAACAGTTTCCGAATTTTGGAGGCGTTGGCATATTTCGTTCAGCTCTTGGTTGAAAGAATACGTATATATCTTCTTAGGCGGGAATAAAAAAGGGGTTTCCAGAACTTACATAAACTTATTCCTCACCACATTCGTAAGCGGGATTTGGCATGGAGCGGATTGGAATTTTGTTGTCTGGGGATTCGTGCATGCGAGTTTAATGGTGATTGAAAGATTCGCATTCTCTTTCGAAAGGATCAAAAACTATTGGGACAAGATCCCAAGTACGATCAAGGTCGCATACCCATTCACCATCTTTGGAATTTCCATGTATTTCTTCCGAGCAAGACCGGTCGAAGGGATCGGCAATAGTGTCCAAGTAGGTTGGGCCATGGTAAGTAGAATGTTCTCCGGAGTTGAAGGTGATTTTTTGCCAGTACCGTTATCCGTTCTTTCTACTGTATTTATACTAATGCTCGGGGATTACCTAATGGAAAAAGAAACTCCTTGGGCCAAAAAACTTTTCGAGAATCGGATCTGGGTCTATGGGATCTCCGGCATTCTGATCTCCATCTGTTTTATCTTATATAGTGTGACTGTAAGCGCGCCTTTCTTGTATTTTCAATTTTAA
- a CDS encoding LA_2490 family SGNH/GDSL-type esterase: MDFAKKSFFGLVFLILIFLGTEAGLVLLRSPSLQYYRDLKLIHSFHPDYYVALEPGQSKYVSHFAGKWEGQFSINSLGLRGKEEPIPGKPKLLCLGDSLVMGFGVGDSDTFCQLLDGIQLKGEARQALNLGVDAYGSRGSYFRLKDISSKLDNVKEVLFFISPNDFDMPEALAKKGILPDDQTDAIREKDPNYARNFKLQFILTRISYTLQSLKLAYEQIQVTFAVTKLSVCKELDSVGLYRCRRLDGDEVSAEPKKPSGNLVSYFESSFFRTVKRPNCDTDITPTSAVFGAMCPETVPSHVSCVDSAPSFETLPALPELTQEYYQKMIDLAKERGFKLVPVILPIQIEEIYCYNNGKYHPLENYATRASTFFEKRGVKVLRFKKETASMCGFDQNGKKFGILDHYIPEDGHFTKRGNIWAADSLKTKLKETDLAL, translated from the coding sequence ATGGATTTCGCCAAAAAATCGTTTTTCGGCCTAGTTTTTTTGATACTGATCTTCCTCGGAACCGAAGCCGGTTTGGTTCTATTACGCAGTCCTTCTCTCCAATATTATAGAGACCTCAAACTCATCCATAGTTTTCATCCGGATTATTACGTGGCGCTGGAGCCAGGCCAATCCAAATATGTCAGCCATTTCGCTGGAAAATGGGAAGGTCAGTTCAGCATCAATTCACTTGGCCTCCGAGGAAAGGAAGAACCCATCCCAGGAAAACCGAAACTTCTCTGTTTAGGAGATAGTTTGGTAATGGGATTTGGAGTGGGCGACTCAGACACATTCTGCCAACTCTTGGACGGAATCCAATTAAAGGGAGAAGCAAGACAAGCTTTGAACCTAGGAGTCGATGCATACGGATCCAGAGGATCATATTTCAGACTAAAAGATATTTCGTCCAAACTAGATAACGTAAAAGAAGTTCTATTCTTTATTTCTCCCAACGATTTCGATATGCCCGAAGCGCTTGCAAAAAAAGGAATATTACCGGACGACCAAACGGATGCGATCCGGGAAAAAGACCCGAATTACGCTAGAAATTTTAAATTACAATTTATTTTAACAAGAATTTCTTATACACTCCAGTCTCTTAAACTTGCTTACGAGCAGATTCAAGTTACATTCGCAGTCACTAAACTTTCGGTATGTAAAGAATTGGATTCCGTAGGACTTTATAGATGCCGACGTTTGGACGGGGACGAAGTTTCCGCAGAACCTAAAAAACCTTCCGGAAATCTAGTTTCTTATTTCGAATCTTCCTTTTTCAGAACGGTTAAAAGACCGAACTGTGATACGGATATTACGCCGACTTCGGCAGTATTTGGGGCAATGTGCCCTGAGACGGTTCCTTCTCATGTTTCTTGCGTGGATTCGGCTCCTTCTTTTGAAACTCTTCCTGCCTTACCGGAGCTTACACAAGAATATTACCAAAAGATGATAGATCTTGCAAAGGAAAGAGGGTTTAAATTGGTTCCGGTTATTCTTCCTATCCAAATAGAAGAGATCTATTGTTATAATAATGGAAAATACCATCCTCTGGAAAATTACGCAACTCGTGCCTCTACATTTTTTGAAAAACGTGGAGTGAAAGTTTTACGTTTTAAAAAAGAAACCGCTTCCATGTGCGGTTTCGATCAGAATGGCAAAAAATTTGGGATCTTAGATCATTATATTCCGGAAGACGGACATTTTACCAAAAGAGGAAATATTTGGGCGGCGGATTCTCTCAAGACCAAGTTGAAGGAGACTGATCTTGCTCTTTAA
- the trxB gene encoding thioredoxin-disulfide reductase: MPHKVVIIGSGPAGHTAAIYAARANLNPVMYEGFMAGGIAAGGQLTTTTEVENFPGFPEGIDGTQLTNLFRAQSEKYGTKIITQTITKVDFSKRPFRIWSDDELIEAETVIIATGATAKRMFIPGEDSYWQKGISACAVCDGALPIYRNKELAVVGGGDSAVEEAAHLTKFASKVYLIHRRDSLRASKIMQKRATTHPKIEIIWNTAVEGAQGNGNQLTSLSVKELTTGKTKELPVGGLFYAIGHKPNTEIFEGQLDLDETGYIKTVPGTTRTSVDGVFAAGDVQDKTYRQAITAAGSGCMAALEAERWLEAQGE, translated from the coding sequence ATGCCCCATAAAGTAGTCATCATTGGATCCGGTCCTGCGGGTCATACGGCAGCAATTTACGCAGCCAGAGCGAATTTGAATCCTGTTATGTACGAAGGATTTATGGCGGGGGGGATCGCCGCAGGCGGCCAGCTTACCACCACCACTGAGGTGGAAAATTTTCCAGGATTTCCGGAAGGAATCGACGGAACCCAACTCACGAATTTGTTCCGAGCTCAGTCCGAAAAATATGGCACTAAAATTATCACCCAAACCATCACCAAAGTGGACTTCTCCAAGAGACCTTTCCGTATTTGGTCCGACGATGAATTGATAGAAGCTGAAACTGTGATCATCGCGACAGGCGCTACAGCTAAAAGAATGTTCATCCCAGGTGAAGATTCTTATTGGCAAAAAGGAATTTCCGCCTGTGCAGTTTGTGACGGAGCACTTCCAATCTACAGAAACAAAGAATTAGCGGTTGTAGGTGGGGGAGATTCCGCGGTTGAAGAAGCGGCTCACCTGACTAAATTCGCTTCTAAAGTGTATTTGATCCATAGAAGAGATTCTTTAAGAGCTTCTAAGATCATGCAGAAAAGAGCAACCACTCATCCTAAGATAGAAATTATCTGGAACACTGCCGTAGAAGGTGCACAAGGAAATGGAAACCAACTCACTTCCCTTTCCGTGAAAGAATTAACTACAGGAAAAACAAAAGAACTTCCTGTTGGTGGTCTTTTCTATGCGATCGGTCATAAACCAAATACTGAAATTTTCGAAGGCCAATTGGATCTAGACGAAACAGGTTATATCAAAACTGTTCCAGGTACGACTCGCACAAGTGTGGATGGCGTGTTTGCTGCAGGAGATGTTCAGGATAAAACATATCGCCAAGCGATCACCGCTGCGGGCTCCGGATGTATGGCAGCTCTAGAAGCAGAAAGATGGTTAGAAGCTCAGGGAGAATGA
- a CDS encoding carbohydrate-binding module 48, producing the protein MVHKAKAVALLTLILTFALAAEEAEDWIGAFRSVDYEEGEEALPEEKIYYFWQLENLRKAVPPRFIRFVDTFSALKTGKLLNRGVLFSYEGLANDEVSVCGEFSHWQCVSLQKNDKGIFYGVVDIHGDQLYEPKPAYEYKFKVDGIFTHDPENPDTVEDGEGSLISRIAFREGGPNKQTSTRVLEDSPYEEKEFRTVEFRIYQPQAESVSLIGDFNHWDPESDFLIKERNGTFRVVKKLKPGEYQYNFLVDGKIVVDTYNPLTVLREDTGEISSALLVPTRTGVLERKKIDP; encoded by the coding sequence ATGGTGCATAAAGCCAAGGCGGTTGCCTTACTTACCTTGATATTAACCTTCGCCCTTGCTGCGGAGGAGGCGGAAGATTGGATCGGAGCCTTCCGATCTGTGGATTATGAGGAAGGGGAAGAAGCCCTTCCTGAGGAAAAAATTTATTATTTCTGGCAATTGGAAAATTTGAGAAAGGCGGTCCCGCCTAGATTTATCCGATTTGTGGATACTTTCTCCGCTTTAAAAACTGGGAAACTATTGAATCGCGGGGTCTTGTTCAGCTATGAAGGTCTTGCAAACGACGAGGTAAGCGTTTGTGGAGAATTCAGTCATTGGCAATGTGTTTCCCTACAGAAGAACGATAAGGGAATTTTTTACGGAGTCGTGGACATTCACGGAGACCAACTCTATGAACCAAAACCTGCCTACGAATACAAGTTCAAGGTAGACGGGATCTTCACACATGATCCTGAAAATCCTGATACGGTAGAAGATGGAGAAGGCTCTTTAATATCCAGGATCGCATTCAGAGAAGGTGGACCAAATAAACAAACAAGTACCAGGGTTTTAGAAGATTCTCCTTACGAAGAAAAAGAATTTAGAACTGTAGAATTTAGAATTTACCAACCACAAGCTGAATCAGTTAGCCTGATCGGAGATTTTAATCATTGGGATCCAGAATCTGATTTTTTGATCAAAGAAAGAAATGGAACTTTTAGAGTTGTAAAGAAGTTAAAACCGGGTGAATACCAATACAATTTCTTAGTAGATGGAAAGATCGTAGTGGATACTTATAATCCTCTTACTGTGTTAAGAGAAGATACTGGAGAGATCTCTTCCGCATTATTAGTTCCCACCAGAACAGGAGTTTTGGAAAGAAAGAAGATTGACCCCTAA
- a CDS encoding tetratricopeptide repeat protein, with product MADYSEQELDQIRSILDPLNKNPESSEDLNPMLSTFREKMGYGVPISIGDDDEDQAEEGSEESFDLGDEDEAPTPIQKPKPLSFSEDDDIDLDELLTEPSQGGEPSADAGEDPFGGFDEAPTASDDFGDFATPEPESDPFGDSGLDDFGAAPETEEPSESLEDFGAPTNEDPFGGFDSAPDLDTPFETSPNEDFGSTPSADPFADSDLGMDDFGAGTSDSSEDPFAGMGGEETGGSGLEDFDAPASSGGDDPFAAFDASGMEDTPGDEFGLEEGDPFGASPAGDSDFGDLGGFDSEPSDSGDFGDGDNFAEAPTDSDPFADFAPVSGGDHDPFSDLSGATSVPESDPFADFAAEPASAMEMESVPESSDFTSFSPDLDSDSGDDDLGAASFEEDLRSLGGEDKDEIDKSLTDEELAIIQREILRYPPLLRRTVIESIVQDRLSKKAQRDLLELIKIESSPEDIAAFLSSALGITVALTDRSGAYSADGVPIISSDPIYTREGVLERRKKIRRTFFAAAAAILIGFGSYFTYKHIILPRQAAQNYEAGLEQIREMGAKRFAGTLGEEDRKKYLISIEDSYDKGFDIDPYNLKYMNLYGVEYSRAGEYEYSFQKLFGKIEPDLGMGTLDSWNKREQSPMVRLAQGESWNDKKLKNSAGVNQGKEGIKFLLDQEKTPRKVLIAGAFLAMRLKERTHDNNTYRNLGWFHSQIMPDFAEPSEGKKGRYKNDALAVDYYSKVFTDGESPYDEDSTAGIAKIYYNRREFGKAASFYNRIVEANPKSIPGQSGLVSTYLEMWKESGDPQFVLNHHRLLRNNLDMESELPFYTLAKLASFYAAIDPEELRIKYNINPVDQVSGIEIEESAIRLLDTIYRKSMEDERTGVEIEGKDYAEGYYQRGQYYLSQKENSQARRFFEKAATLDPKHWLAVLELAEHSIRVGNFEEAKDLLKEAESRYETSERWFGSKDEDETLFEGNPARIHFDLGKIRYLLSAGLSDKDSLKEFPGRKIYPFRSRSESDGKSLSVLKEEEEKRNRRNELRNSLQEFAKVDSEEPKFELVRKWRRELPASMLREMKFFKGWVEYMDSDFDKSLADWTGFEDRDEYYNPTLLMAKGNAFFYTGQTKTALGYFLRVKDDMEEKLPQMSSPKTEDPYHQEVYQTLTAAYNNIGACYETLSKKANAQESENYTAQALQNYWKAIETARKINEASEISLSNKDLLFKKEALKREPLLEDWVSPTLDSIKDLVRK from the coding sequence ATGGCTGATTATTCAGAACAGGAACTGGATCAGATCCGCTCCATCTTGGATCCGTTGAACAAGAATCCGGAATCCTCCGAAGATTTGAATCCTATGCTTTCCACTTTTCGTGAAAAGATGGGATACGGCGTTCCTATATCTATCGGGGACGACGATGAGGACCAAGCGGAAGAAGGATCCGAAGAAAGTTTCGATCTAGGTGATGAGGACGAAGCTCCTACACCTATCCAAAAGCCAAAGCCATTATCCTTCTCCGAAGACGATGATATCGATCTTGATGAACTATTAACCGAGCCTTCTCAGGGAGGCGAACCGAGTGCAGATGCCGGAGAAGATCCATTTGGTGGATTTGACGAAGCTCCTACAGCATCCGACGATTTTGGTGATTTTGCAACACCTGAGCCTGAATCGGACCCATTTGGTGATTCCGGCCTGGACGATTTCGGGGCAGCTCCTGAAACAGAGGAACCTTCCGAGAGTTTGGAAGATTTCGGAGCTCCTACAAACGAAGATCCATTCGGTGGATTTGATTCTGCTCCTGACCTAGATACTCCTTTTGAAACTTCCCCTAACGAAGACTTCGGTTCTACTCCTAGCGCTGATCCATTTGCGGATTCTGATCTTGGAATGGATGATTTCGGTGCTGGAACTTCAGATTCTTCAGAAGATCCGTTCGCAGGAATGGGTGGAGAAGAAACTGGAGGTTCCGGTTTAGAAGATTTTGATGCTCCTGCTTCTTCCGGTGGCGACGATCCATTTGCAGCATTCGACGCATCCGGAATGGAAGATACTCCTGGAGACGAATTCGGTTTAGAAGAAGGTGACCCGTTCGGCGCCTCCCCTGCCGGCGATTCCGACTTCGGAGATCTGGGTGGTTTCGATTCGGAACCTTCCGATTCTGGAGACTTTGGAGACGGTGATAATTTTGCCGAAGCTCCTACAGACTCAGACCCATTCGCGGACTTCGCACCTGTTTCCGGAGGAGATCATGATCCATTTTCCGATCTTTCCGGAGCAACCTCCGTTCCAGAATCGGATCCATTCGCTGATTTTGCAGCAGAACCAGCTTCGGCCATGGAAATGGAATCCGTTCCTGAATCTTCCGATTTTACAAGCTTCTCCCCTGACCTGGATTCGGACTCCGGCGATGATGATCTAGGAGCTGCATCATTCGAAGAAGATTTACGTTCTTTGGGTGGAGAAGATAAGGATGAGATAGATAAGTCTCTTACTGACGAAGAACTCGCAATCATCCAAAGAGAAATACTTCGTTATCCTCCTCTTTTACGCAGAACGGTCATTGAGTCCATAGTCCAAGACCGTCTTTCCAAAAAGGCACAAAGAGATCTATTAGAACTTATTAAAATAGAAAGTAGCCCCGAGGATATCGCTGCATTCTTATCCTCCGCGTTAGGGATTACAGTTGCCCTTACGGATAGAAGTGGCGCTTACTCTGCAGACGGTGTTCCTATCATTTCTTCTGACCCTATCTATACAAGAGAAGGTGTATTAGAAAGAAGGAAGAAGATCCGCAGGACATTCTTCGCTGCGGCCGCAGCAATTTTGATCGGTTTCGGAAGTTATTTTACTTACAAACATATCATTCTTCCTAGGCAAGCTGCTCAAAATTATGAAGCCGGTCTGGAACAGATCCGTGAAATGGGTGCCAAAAGATTCGCAGGAACTTTAGGCGAAGAAGATAGAAAAAAATATCTGATCAGTATAGAAGATTCTTATGATAAAGGATTCGATATAGATCCTTATAATCTGAAATATATGAACCTGTACGGAGTGGAATATAGCCGAGCAGGAGAATACGAGTATTCCTTCCAAAAATTATTCGGAAAAATTGAACCGGATCTTGGAATGGGAACATTAGATTCTTGGAATAAAAGAGAACAATCTCCTATGGTCCGATTAGCCCAGGGAGAATCTTGGAATGATAAAAAACTAAAAAACAGTGCAGGAGTAAACCAAGGAAAAGAAGGGATCAAATTCCTTTTAGACCAGGAAAAAACTCCAAGAAAGGTGCTAATCGCCGGTGCGTTCCTCGCAATGAGGCTGAAAGAAAGAACTCATGATAATAATACCTACAGAAACCTAGGTTGGTTCCATTCTCAGATCATGCCTGATTTTGCTGAGCCATCAGAAGGCAAAAAAGGAAGATATAAAAACGACGCGTTAGCTGTTGATTATTATTCCAAGGTATTCACCGATGGAGAAAGCCCTTATGACGAGGATTCTACCGCAGGTATTGCTAAAATATATTATAATAGAAGAGAATTCGGAAAAGCAGCTTCCTTCTACAATAGGATCGTAGAAGCGAATCCTAAAAGTATTCCCGGACAATCCGGACTTGTTTCCACCTACTTAGAAATGTGGAAAGAAAGTGGGGATCCTCAATTCGTTTTAAATCATCATCGTCTGCTTAGGAACAATCTGGATATGGAGTCGGAACTCCCCTTCTACACTCTAGCAAAACTTGCATCTTTTTACGCTGCAATCGATCCGGAAGAACTTAGAATCAAATATAATATCAATCCTGTAGACCAAGTTTCCGGCATTGAAATAGAAGAAAGTGCAATCCGACTTTTAGATACGATCTATAGAAAGTCCATGGAAGACGAAAGAACTGGAGTTGAGATAGAAGGAAAAGATTACGCAGAAGGATATTACCAACGCGGACAATATTATCTTTCTCAAAAGGAAAATAGCCAAGCGAGAAGATTTTTCGAAAAAGCAGCGACTCTAGATCCCAAACATTGGCTGGCCGTTCTAGAACTTGCAGAACATTCTATCCGCGTAGGAAATTTTGAAGAAGCAAAAGATCTTTTAAAAGAAGCAGAATCACGTTATGAGACAAGTGAGCGTTGGTTCGGCTCTAAGGACGAAGATGAAACATTATTCGAAGGAAATCCTGCACGTATCCATTTCGATCTTGGAAAGATCAGATATTTATTGTCTGCAGGACTTTCCGACAAGGATTCTTTAAAAGAATTTCCAGGTAGAAAAATTTATCCATTCCGTTCCCGTTCTGAATCTGATGGAAAAAGTCTTTCTGTCTTAAAAGAAGAAGAAGAAAAAAGAAATCGTAGGAACGAACTTAGAAACTCCCTCCAAGAATTTGCAAAAGTAGATTCGGAAGAGCCTAAGTTTGAACTCGTCCGCAAATGGAGAAGAGAACTTCCTGCATCTATGCTAAGAGAAATGAAATTTTTCAAAGGCTGGGTGGAATATATGGATTCTGACTTCGACAAGTCTTTGGCGGATTGGACAGGCTTTGAGGACCGAGACGAATATTATAATCCTACTCTTCTGATGGCAAAAGGAAATGCTTTCTTTTATACCGGTCAGACAAAAACCGCTCTGGGGTATTTCCTAAGAGTTAAAGATGATATGGAAGAAAAACTTCCTCAGATGAGTTCTCCTAAAACGGAAGATCCATATCACCAAGAAGTATATCAAACTCTGACCGCTGCTTATAATAATATTGGCGCTTGTTACGAAACTCTTTCTAAAAAAGCGAATGCGCAAGAATCCGAGAATTATACCGCTCAGGCACTGCAGAATTATTGGAAGGCGATCGAAACTGCACGTAAGATCAATGAAGCTAGCGAAATTTCACTTTCAAACAAAGATCTTTTATTCAAAAAAGAAGCACTCAAAAGAGAACCTCTCTTAGAAGATTGGGTTTCTCCGACCTTAGATTCGATTAAAGATTTGGTTCGTAAGTAG
- a CDS encoding WecB/TagA/CpsF family glycosyltransferase, with amino-acid sequence MKQPGEIRHLSAKDDRDYLLDYQTLNVDDLEKAPILGVPFDNASLDEAVAKIYHLMEEKDKFHHVLLLDPIKTMALRKGKKLHRIAQKASLILAEGAGLQWAAKKLGGELKERIPTIALMMDLVRLCELRNYSIFLLGGKEEIVEKVYFNLSRHFPGVRIVGRHAGYLNTQRELLVKESIRKTSPNIIFLAMDFPDQEIWVENNTAFFGHAVVIGVGPAMDILSGKVKKAPNVFKLKGLTWLWRIMVRPWRLIRLSRMFGFFIVIAIKSLFVKKKK; translated from the coding sequence ATGAAACAGCCAGGGGAAATACGCCATCTATCCGCAAAGGATGATCGCGACTACTTACTAGATTATCAGACCCTGAATGTGGATGATCTGGAAAAGGCTCCTATTTTAGGAGTACCTTTCGATAACGCCAGCCTAGACGAGGCTGTGGCAAAAATTTATCATCTCATGGAAGAGAAGGATAAATTCCATCATGTTCTTCTTTTAGATCCGATCAAGACAATGGCTCTTCGTAAAGGGAAGAAGTTACATAGGATCGCGCAAAAAGCTAGCCTGATCTTAGCGGAAGGTGCGGGTTTACAATGGGCCGCTAAAAAATTAGGCGGAGAATTAAAAGAGAGAATTCCCACAATTGCACTCATGATGGACTTAGTCCGTCTTTGTGAGCTTAGAAATTATTCTATTTTTCTTTTAGGCGGAAAAGAAGAGATCGTTGAAAAAGTGTATTTCAATCTTTCCAGACATTTTCCGGGAGTTCGGATCGTAGGACGTCATGCGGGATATTTAAACACACAACGTGAGTTGCTTGTAAAAGAATCCATTCGTAAAACAAGTCCGAATATTATATTTCTTGCAATGGATTTTCCGGACCAAGAGATCTGGGTCGAAAACAATACAGCATTTTTTGGTCATGCAGTCGTAATCGGAGTCGGCCCAGCGATGGACATTCTTTCCGGAAAAGTAAAAAAGGCTCCGAATGTTTTCAAACTCAAAGGTCTAACTTGGCTCTGGAGAATTATGGTCCGCCCTTGGAGACTAATTCGCCTGAGCAGAATGTTCGGATTTTTTATCGTAATAGCTATTAAATCTCTTTTTGTAAAAAAGAAGAAGTGA
- a CDS encoding thiamine phosphate synthase: MEFPLRPRHSIWKAPGIYPILDLEYCSKFSKDPVQIVELWNYQREWIPFYQIRAKKETPETLKKVYKSLIDTFPDFPIILNDHWKEALEWKCFGLHIGKEDYASLSLEDKKKIRSSGLYLGTSCHNSEDIAGLEPGVWDYTGLGPVYATSSKDTEDVPVGLSGLREALQIAKIPVTPIGGIGPKQITELSELGPLSYAMIASASEKDSFYDCIRILKEIKNP; encoded by the coding sequence TTGGAATTCCCACTTAGACCCAGACATAGTATCTGGAAAGCACCCGGTATTTATCCAATCTTAGATCTAGAATATTGTTCCAAGTTTTCCAAGGACCCTGTCCAGATTGTGGAACTTTGGAATTACCAGAGAGAATGGATCCCATTCTATCAGATACGCGCTAAAAAAGAGACCCCTGAAACTTTAAAGAAGGTTTATAAAAGTCTGATAGATACATTTCCTGATTTTCCGATCATTTTGAATGACCATTGGAAAGAAGCCTTAGAATGGAAATGTTTCGGACTTCATATAGGAAAGGAAGATTACGCTTCTCTTTCTTTAGAGGATAAGAAGAAGATTCGCTCCAGTGGATTATACCTAGGCACTTCCTGTCATAATTCTGAAGATATTGCAGGTTTAGAACCTGGAGTTTGGGACTATACCGGACTTGGGCCGGTATACGCAACAAGCTCCAAAGACACAGAAGATGTTCCAGTAGGTCTTTCTGGCTTGCGAGAAGCCTTACAAATTGCTAAAATACCTGTGACTCCAATCGGAGGGATAGGTCCTAAACAGATTACAGAGTTATCGGAGTTAGGTCCATTATCCTATGCAATGATTGCTTCGGCATCGGAAAAGGATTCCTTTTACGATTGCATTCGTATCCTTAAGGAGATAAAGAATCCGTAA
- the thiS gene encoding sulfur carrier protein ThiS, giving the protein MIVNGKEFFLRELSSPDLFSLLESLKLKPETVAIQKNGEIIKRDSWKNSSLEEGDKIEILKFVGGG; this is encoded by the coding sequence ATGATCGTAAACGGTAAGGAATTCTTCCTTCGGGAACTTTCTTCTCCGGATTTATTTTCTCTATTAGAATCCTTAAAATTAAAACCGGAAACGGTAGCGATCCAGAAGAATGGAGAGATCATAAAAAGGGACAGTTGGAAGAATTCTTCCTTAGAGGAAGGGGACAAAATAGAGATCCTGAAATTTGTAGGCGGGGGTTGA
- a CDS encoding 16S rRNA (uracil(1498)-N(3))-methyltransferase, whose product MSSEEIVFFRPGFSSSPELKLEGEEISHLKAFRVFSEEKMVIIKDGAGASFTYSVPSSSKIGSLVRSEKKERPKTSAKIATAIPKGNRLEWLIQKGTELGITEFYFLVFSHSDRKDLNPERLLKVAAEASSQSGQDFLPEIKGPISLSKFLEESKSKKEELLLLDPRSEIQINPENIQNKIILIGPEGGFRKEELELIVQYRINSVNVGESILRIETAGVFAASLFRLGNLS is encoded by the coding sequence ATGTCCTCGGAAGAGATTGTTTTTTTTCGACCAGGGTTTTCTTCTTCTCCGGAACTGAAGTTAGAGGGAGAAGAAATTTCACATCTAAAAGCGTTCCGAGTTTTTTCAGAAGAAAAAATGGTCATCATTAAGGATGGTGCGGGAGCAAGTTTTACTTATAGTGTACCTTCTTCTTCTAAAATTGGAAGTTTGGTACGTTCCGAAAAAAAAGAAAGACCTAAAACTTCTGCAAAGATTGCCACTGCGATTCCGAAAGGAAACAGACTAGAGTGGCTCATCCAAAAAGGAACAGAACTTGGGATCACTGAATTTTATTTTTTAGTTTTTTCCCATTCCGATAGAAAGGATTTAAATCCGGAAAGACTTCTAAAGGTCGCTGCGGAAGCTTCTTCTCAATCCGGTCAGGATTTTTTGCCTGAGATCAAAGGACCGATCTCTCTTTCCAAATTTTTAGAAGAATCCAAATCTAAAAAAGAGGAGCTTCTTCTTTTAGATCCAAGATCTGAGATACAGATCAATCCTGAAAACATACAAAACAAAATCATTTTGATAGGACCGGAAGGAGGATTTAGAAAAGAGGAATTAGAACTGATTGTTCAGTATCGAATTAACTCTGTGAATGTGGGAGAATCTATTTTGAGAATAGAGACCGCAGGAGTTTTTGCGGCCTCACTATTTAGATTAGGAAATCTATCCTAA